A window of Sphingobacterium sp. SRCM116780 contains these coding sequences:
- a CDS encoding ABC transporter ATP-binding protein: MITVESVSKNYNGQPAVDQISFQAHDKEVFVLLGTSGCGKTTTLKMINRLIEPDTGDILIDGKNIRNQKIENLRMRIGFVMQHAGLFPHYTIQQNIALVPELLKWDKKIIQTKTEELMYKLHLPEDLLNRFPAELSGGQQQRVGIARALVANTPVLLMDEPFGALDNITKADIYDEFKSLDELKNKTTILVTHDVQEAFELGHRICLMDKGKIVQIGTPKEMLYRPKNDFVSEFFANNRLLLEYKITRVQDIQPYVLDQEVKKQIDFSGNDSVWHTLQRFTAHNNYAESYEQLTKAFHAYRKTEIQ, encoded by the coding sequence ATGATTACAGTAGAATCAGTTTCTAAAAATTATAACGGACAGCCCGCAGTTGATCAAATTTCTTTTCAAGCTCATGATAAGGAAGTGTTTGTGCTTTTAGGAACTAGTGGTTGCGGTAAAACCACAACACTAAAAATGATCAATCGACTCATAGAACCAGATACCGGAGATATTTTGATTGATGGTAAAAACATAAGAAATCAAAAAATAGAAAATCTCCGTATGCGTATTGGTTTTGTGATGCAACATGCCGGACTATTTCCTCATTATACCATCCAGCAAAATATAGCTTTGGTTCCAGAATTATTGAAATGGGATAAAAAGATTATTCAAACAAAAACAGAGGAATTGATGTACAAACTCCATCTACCAGAAGATCTTCTTAACAGATTTCCTGCAGAATTAAGTGGTGGGCAACAACAACGTGTGGGGATTGCAAGGGCATTAGTAGCGAACACGCCAGTTTTGTTGATGGATGAACCATTTGGAGCGTTAGACAACATCACAAAAGCAGACATCTACGACGAGTTTAAATCATTGGACGAACTGAAAAATAAAACCACTATTCTGGTGACCCATGATGTGCAAGAAGCCTTCGAGTTAGGACATCGTATTTGTTTGATGGATAAAGGTAAAATTGTACAAATAGGTACGCCAAAAGAAATGCTCTATAGACCAAAGAATGATTTTGTAAGTGAATTCTTTGCCAACAATCGTCTTTTACTCGAATATAAAATAACAAGGGTACAAGATATACAACCTTATGTCCTTGATCAAGAAGTAAAGAAGCAAATTGATTTTTCTGGAAACGACAGTGTCTGGCATACCTTACAAAGATTTACTGCTCATAACAATTATGCAGAAAGCTATGAACAGTTGACCAAAGCATTTCATGCCTATCGAAAAACGGAAATCCAATGA
- the egtB gene encoding ergothioneine biosynthesis protein EgtB yields MKADTPTLSLITDLEKRYIDIRNHSVTICKPLEIEDYVVQPIIDVSPPKWHLGHTTWFFETFVLQPNFPGYIVFDSQYNFVFNSYYETVGARVIRTDRGNLSRPSVADVYRYRTYVDQQIHIFFQSDFITESIASLLELGLHHEQQHQELLLTDIKYILGHNPLFPVYVKDTVTDQADHKALEMIKIPEGVYEIGFKGAGFCFDNELGRHQVYLHDFEICNRLVTNGEYLQFMESGGYDDFRHWHAEGWDWVKQTQAKAPLYWHFIDEKWMQYTLQGLQELNLNEAVCHVNFFEASAYAAWKGMRLPTEAEWEVASDKFNWGNRWEWTGSAYLPYPGFKKEAGAVGEYNGKFMVNQMVLRGASVATPKGHSRNTYRNFFQAKLQWQFTGIRLAQ; encoded by the coding sequence ATGAAAGCAGATACACCTACATTAAGTCTTATAACTGATTTAGAAAAAAGATATATAGACATCCGAAATCATTCCGTAACGATATGTAAGCCCCTTGAAATCGAAGATTATGTTGTTCAGCCAATCATAGATGTCAGTCCTCCAAAGTGGCACTTAGGACATACAACTTGGTTTTTTGAAACCTTTGTACTCCAGCCAAATTTTCCTGGTTATATCGTGTTCGACTCACAGTACAACTTTGTGTTTAATAGCTATTATGAAACGGTGGGGGCAAGAGTAATACGTACCGATCGGGGTAATTTAAGCCGCCCTTCAGTTGCCGATGTTTATCGCTATAGAACCTATGTCGATCAGCAGATACATATTTTTTTTCAAAGTGATTTTATAACCGAATCAATTGCATCTTTATTAGAGTTGGGACTTCATCATGAGCAGCAACATCAGGAATTATTACTGACCGATATTAAATATATCCTAGGTCATAACCCACTTTTTCCAGTGTATGTAAAAGATACTGTTACTGACCAAGCAGATCATAAAGCATTAGAAATGATCAAAATTCCTGAAGGAGTATATGAAATTGGTTTTAAAGGAGCGGGTTTCTGCTTTGACAATGAGTTGGGACGTCATCAGGTTTACTTGCATGATTTTGAAATCTGCAACCGTCTAGTCACAAATGGTGAGTATTTACAATTTATGGAAAGTGGTGGTTATGATGATTTCAGACATTGGCATGCTGAAGGATGGGATTGGGTTAAGCAGACCCAAGCAAAGGCTCCACTTTATTGGCATTTTATTGATGAAAAATGGATGCAATATACGCTTCAGGGCTTACAAGAACTTAATCTTAACGAAGCCGTTTGTCATGTTAATTTTTTTGAAGCATCAGCTTATGCTGCATGGAAGGGTATGCGTTTACCCACAGAAGCAGAATGGGAGGTAGCATCCGATAAATTTAACTGGGGAAATCGTTGGGAATGGACAGGAAGTGCATATTTACCTTATCCAGGATTTAAAAAGGAGGCTGGTGCAGTGGGCGAATATAACGGTAAGTTTATGGTAAATCAAATGGTATTGCGTGGAGCTTCTGTAGCAACACCTAAAGGACACAGTCGAAATACCTATCGTAATTTCTTTCAAGCCAAATTACAGTGGCAATTTACAGGTATTAGACTCGCTCAATAA
- a CDS encoding NADPH-dependent FMN reductase, which produces MQKRNKKILAIIGSATPNSSNQKFVEKIIEKVDHFDITMYNSLSELPHFNTELTEHNVPEKIKNIRELIEHSDGILFSTPEYIFSIPSGLKNLLEWCVSTMIFTNKPISVLTASSSGIKGHEELHLILETLGAIIRPENSILIKGIKGKFDQYGNIDKELLQHVLSIMNNFNKTIEDFRHSS; this is translated from the coding sequence ATGCAAAAGCGTAACAAAAAAATTTTAGCGATCATCGGGAGTGCGACTCCAAATTCTTCCAATCAAAAGTTCGTTGAAAAAATAATTGAAAAAGTAGATCATTTCGACATCACTATGTATAATAGCTTGTCAGAATTACCGCATTTTAATACCGAATTGACCGAACACAATGTTCCAGAAAAAATAAAGAATATCCGAGAATTAATTGAACATTCGGATGGAATATTATTTTCAACACCAGAGTATATTTTCAGTATTCCAAGTGGCTTAAAAAACTTGTTGGAATGGTGTGTATCTACAATGATCTTTACGAATAAACCTATTTCTGTATTAACAGCCTCGTCAAGTGGCATAAAAGGTCATGAAGAGCTTCACCTCATATTAGAAACACTTGGCGCTATAATACGACCAGAAAATTCTATCTTGATTAAAGGTATAAAAGGAAAATTTGATCAATATGGTAACATAGATAAAGAACTACTTCAACACGTATTGTCGATCATGAACAACTTTAATAAAACAATTGAAGATTTTCGTCACTCCTCATAA
- a CDS encoding Rho termination factor: MEKKHGNQLKDDAKYEALRQAGNSKEKSARIANTPDSEKHNSKDKLEDRAKASLLKEAKTIGIIGRQKMTKEKLITAIREH; the protein is encoded by the coding sequence ATGGAAAAGAAACACGGTAATCAACTAAAAGATGATGCTAAATATGAGGCATTACGTCAAGCGGGAAATAGTAAGGAAAAGTCTGCGCGAATTGCAAATACTCCTGATTCAGAAAAACATAACAGCAAGGATAAATTAGAAGACAGAGCTAAAGCATCTCTTTTGAAGGAGGCTAAAACTATCGGAATAATAGGCCGTCAAAAAATGACGAAAGAAAAATTAATTACTGCAATTCGGGAACATTAG
- a CDS encoding ABC transporter permease/substrate-binding protein, producing MIQQNLWQFITEQHEKLLNQIVQHLGLTCLSLLLAIAIGVPLGTLIVKKNILANPILAVAGILQTVPSIALLGFMIPVFGIGPTPAIVALLIYALLPIIRNTYTGIIGVDPIVTETAKALGMNGKQLLFKVELPLALPVIIAGIRTAAVINVGVATLASFVAAGGLGEFIFGGISLNNINMILAGAIPAALLAILLDQLIALVQKSRFQRLHKLRYIIPIIFLSIVAVYIWSTDASNKLKAGFTPEFMGRQDGDIGLRSVYGLNMNPTVVNDAIMYKAAYEGELDVISGYSTDGRIKAFNLYVLEDDKKIFPPYYAVPIIKTKTLQQFPKLKQTLNLLAGKINDSIMTELNYRTDHLHHTPEKVAKDFLIQTGLYQNKRNGSANTVRIGSKIFGEQYILVQIYKMLIEGYTDYQVDTKTGLGGTKICFDALMNDAIDFYPEYTGTGLLVLLKPTNQTMKDVTKSPEKTYQYVDAAFRKQYGIEWLKPLGFNNAYALMMRKEQAETLHIKSITDLKEYLEAN from the coding sequence ATGATACAACAAAATCTATGGCAATTCATTACCGAGCAACATGAAAAATTGCTGAACCAGATCGTGCAACATCTTGGATTGACTTGTCTTTCTTTATTACTTGCAATCGCTATTGGCGTTCCATTAGGCACACTTATCGTCAAAAAGAATATTTTGGCTAATCCTATTCTTGCTGTTGCGGGGATTTTGCAAACTGTACCCAGTATTGCTTTGCTTGGTTTTATGATACCCGTTTTTGGTATTGGACCAACCCCAGCCATTGTTGCTTTGCTGATCTATGCACTTCTGCCCATTATACGCAATACTTATACAGGTATTATTGGAGTTGATCCGATCGTTACTGAGACCGCAAAAGCTTTGGGTATGAATGGGAAACAATTACTTTTTAAAGTGGAGCTTCCGCTAGCGTTACCTGTTATCATAGCAGGCATTAGAACAGCAGCAGTCATTAATGTCGGAGTAGCGACGTTGGCATCTTTCGTCGCGGCAGGAGGTTTAGGTGAATTTATTTTTGGAGGTATTTCACTGAATAATATCAATATGATTCTTGCTGGTGCAATTCCAGCAGCACTGTTAGCAATATTGTTAGATCAGCTTATTGCATTGGTGCAGAAATCTCGCTTTCAACGTCTACATAAATTACGTTATATCATTCCCATTATTTTCCTGAGTATTGTTGCCGTGTATATATGGTCTACTGATGCAAGTAATAAGCTTAAGGCAGGGTTTACACCAGAATTTATGGGTAGACAGGATGGTGATATAGGACTGCGATCTGTCTATGGTTTGAACATGAATCCTACAGTTGTAAATGATGCCATCATGTATAAAGCAGCTTATGAAGGTGAACTAGATGTAATCAGTGGATACTCTACAGATGGTAGGATTAAAGCCTTTAATCTGTATGTACTTGAGGATGATAAAAAAATATTTCCGCCCTATTATGCAGTTCCCATCATAAAAACCAAAACGTTACAACAGTTTCCGAAACTTAAACAAACACTCAATCTTTTGGCAGGAAAAATTAATGATTCGATCATGACTGAACTAAACTATCGGACTGATCATCTACACCATACACCCGAGAAGGTAGCCAAAGATTTTTTAATACAAACGGGGTTGTATCAAAATAAAAGAAATGGGAGCGCCAACACCGTTCGTATTGGCTCTAAAATTTTTGGAGAACAATATATTCTTGTCCAGATATACAAAATGCTGATAGAGGGATACACAGATTATCAAGTGGATACCAAAACAGGTTTAGGTGGCACCAAAATATGTTTCGATGCATTAATGAATGATGCGATTGATTTCTATCCTGAATATACAGGTACAGGTCTTTTGGTTCTTTTAAAGCCAACGAATCAAACAATGAAAGATGTCACCAAAAGTCCAGAGAAAACGTATCAGTATGTAGATGCAGCATTTAGGAAACAATATGGAATAGAATGGTTGAAACCGTTAGGATTCAATAATGCCTATGCCTTGATGATGCGTAAAGAACAGGCAGAGACACTTCATATAAAAAGTATAACAGATTTAAAAGAATACCTCGAAGCTAATTAA
- a CDS encoding glycoside hydrolase family 78 protein, translating into MKKQIITVFFLFTACGLFGQKKLSFSPAHLQCEYFYQPIGLDEAHPRLTWQLNDARKGAKQTAYQLVVGTDSIAVSKGKSLLWNTNKVTSDRMYIRYQGKTLIPFTRYFWKVILWDKDGQSASSPISSFETGMMQMQNWQGSWIDDGQNTDVKQAPYFRKPFPINKKIKEARAYIAVAGLYELYINGKKIGNHRLDPMYTRFDRRNLYVTYDVTKELKKGQNALGVLLGNGWYNHQSGAVWDFDKAPWRNRPTFCLDLRITYTDGSTEVISSDKEWKTADGPLRYNSIYTGEQYDARLEQKGWNDVNFDDRNWQLVSIRKAPSPLLVSQQVQPIRLVETLKPVAMQKFNDSTYVFDMGRNIAGVSEIKIVGEAGTILKLKHGERRYANGRVDLSNIDVYHRPKDSTDPFQTDVYILSGKGQEHFLPKFNYKGFRYVEVTSNQPIQLDKNSLLAYFTHSDVTPKGSIKSSNSLLDRLWWATNNAYLSNLMGYPTDCPQREKNGWTGDGHFAIETALYNFDGISVYEKWIADHRDEQRTDGVLPDIIPTGGWGYGTANGVDWTSTIAIIPWEIYQFYGDSKLLEDTYANIKSYVDYIKKRSPDDLTDWGRGDWVPVKSTSSLELTSSCYYYVDATILARTAKILGKEQDHVYYTSLAKNIKNAINKKYLNTTTGIYATGTQTELSVPLQWGVVPETQKKQVAKNLALKVEQAGFHLDVGVLGAKAILNALSENGYAETAYRVAVQNTYPSWGWWIENGATTLLENWDLDAKRDISDNHMMFGEIGAWFFKGLGGIKPDDEKPGFKHIQLRPHFIADLKAFEASHDSPYGKIVSKWKSEGDQINYEVVIPANTTATLYVPENVEADRIMELEAGTYHFNFKRKL; encoded by the coding sequence ATGAAAAAACAAATTATTACCGTTTTCTTTCTCTTTACAGCTTGCGGCCTCTTTGGTCAAAAAAAACTCTCTTTTAGTCCTGCACATCTTCAATGTGAATACTTTTATCAGCCAATAGGTTTGGATGAAGCACATCCTCGACTTACCTGGCAGCTTAACGATGCTAGAAAAGGAGCTAAACAAACAGCTTATCAGCTTGTTGTAGGTACCGATTCTATAGCAGTATCAAAAGGAAAATCTCTTCTTTGGAATACGAATAAAGTGACTAGTGATCGTATGTATATACGTTATCAGGGAAAGACACTTATACCATTTACAAGATATTTTTGGAAAGTCATTCTCTGGGACAAAGACGGTCAATCTGCAAGTTCTCCTATCTCTTCTTTCGAAACAGGAATGATGCAGATGCAAAACTGGCAAGGCAGCTGGATTGATGATGGTCAGAATACAGACGTAAAGCAAGCACCCTATTTTCGTAAACCTTTTCCCATAAACAAAAAAATCAAAGAGGCTCGTGCATATATTGCTGTAGCAGGTTTATATGAATTATATATCAATGGTAAAAAAATAGGTAACCATCGTTTAGATCCCATGTATACCCGATTTGACCGTAGAAATTTGTATGTTACCTATGATGTGACCAAAGAATTAAAAAAGGGTCAAAATGCTTTAGGTGTTCTATTGGGAAATGGTTGGTATAATCATCAGTCTGGAGCGGTATGGGATTTTGATAAAGCTCCTTGGCGTAATCGACCTACCTTTTGCCTAGATCTTCGGATTACCTATACTGATGGTTCTACAGAAGTTATTTCATCTGATAAAGAATGGAAAACGGCAGATGGTCCATTACGTTATAATAGCATTTATACTGGAGAACAATACGATGCTAGATTGGAACAAAAGGGATGGAATGACGTGAATTTTGATGATCGCAATTGGCAATTGGTATCCATCAGAAAAGCACCCTCTCCTCTTCTTGTTTCTCAGCAAGTTCAACCGATCCGTCTTGTTGAAACATTGAAGCCTGTGGCTATGCAAAAGTTCAATGACTCTACGTATGTTTTTGATATGGGACGAAACATTGCTGGAGTTAGCGAAATAAAAATTGTTGGAGAAGCTGGGACAATATTGAAACTTAAACATGGAGAAAGACGCTATGCAAATGGTCGTGTTGACCTTTCCAATATTGATGTTTATCACAGACCTAAAGATAGCACAGATCCTTTTCAAACAGATGTGTACATTTTAAGTGGCAAGGGGCAAGAGCATTTTCTTCCAAAATTCAATTACAAAGGCTTCCGCTATGTAGAGGTAACAAGTAATCAACCGATTCAATTAGACAAAAATAGTCTTTTAGCTTATTTTACACACAGTGATGTCACTCCAAAAGGGAGTATTAAATCGTCAAATAGTTTGTTAGATCGCTTATGGTGGGCCACAAACAATGCTTATCTATCAAATTTAATGGGATATCCTACTGATTGTCCGCAACGTGAAAAAAATGGTTGGACTGGAGATGGTCACTTTGCTATTGAAACAGCACTTTATAATTTCGATGGAATTTCTGTGTATGAAAAATGGATCGCTGATCATCGTGACGAACAACGTACGGATGGCGTACTACCCGATATTATTCCTACTGGAGGTTGGGGATATGGTACTGCAAATGGTGTTGATTGGACGAGTACTATTGCCATTATCCCATGGGAGATCTATCAATTTTACGGAGATTCTAAATTATTGGAGGATACTTATGCAAATATCAAATCATATGTTGATTATATCAAGAAACGTAGTCCTGATGACTTGACAGATTGGGGAAGAGGTGATTGGGTTCCTGTGAAATCTACTTCATCATTGGAATTGACATCTTCTTGTTATTATTATGTTGATGCCACTATTTTAGCTCGTACCGCCAAAATTTTAGGAAAAGAGCAAGATCATGTTTACTACACGTCCCTAGCTAAAAACATCAAAAATGCAATTAATAAGAAGTATTTGAATACGACAACAGGCATTTATGCAACAGGTACCCAAACCGAATTGAGTGTTCCTTTGCAATGGGGTGTTGTTCCTGAAACTCAAAAAAAACAAGTTGCTAAAAACCTAGCCTTAAAAGTAGAGCAGGCTGGTTTTCATTTAGACGTTGGTGTATTGGGTGCTAAAGCTATTTTAAATGCACTAAGTGAGAATGGTTACGCAGAAACAGCTTATCGGGTAGCTGTACAGAACACCTACCCTTCTTGGGGATGGTGGATAGAAAATGGTGCAACAACTTTATTGGAAAACTGGGATTTAGATGCCAAGCGAGATATTTCTGATAACCATATGATGTTTGGTGAAATCGGAGCTTGGTTCTTTAAAGGACTGGGAGGTATCAAACCGGATGATGAAAAGCCGGGTTTTAAACATATACAACTAAGACCTCATTTTATCGCAGACTTGAAAGCGTTTGAAGCTTCACATGATTCACCATATGGCAAGATTGTTTCTAAATGGAAATCTGAAGGAGATCAAATTAACTATGAGGTTGTTATTCCTGCAAATACAACAGCGACCTTATATGTCCCTGAAAATGTTGAAGCAGATCGTATAATGGAATTAGAAGCTGGAACTTATCATTTTAATTTCAAAAGAAAATTATAG
- a CDS encoding DUF763 domain-containing protein has protein sequence MRSSGTTDLPLHYGKVPAWLYERMSTLGLSIVEAILTDYNKDEVLRRLSDPFWFQSFGAVLGMDWHSSGITTSVMGALKRAINPQSSSLGLYICGGKGRLSRETPMELLRVAEKTGLVGEELVRASKLSAKVDNTAIQDGYQLYLHNFIVSDKGNWTVIQQGMHDQDGTARRYHWLSENLKSFVEEPHTGINGISQGQILNLTAAEAADNRAGILSIVQEDPNETVRDFTKLVMPNRHHVCSSDVDLKRLGALLYVTRELHTDNFEELLLLKGVGPRTMQSLALVSEVIHGGPSRFKDPARFSFAHGGKDGHPFPVPIHIYDDSIAIMRKGIEKSKLGQMDKLKTINKLHQIVLQAETNFTPQFDVQEIIQQERRDSWKYGGRTVMGKAQKPSDNDSGSQLSLF, from the coding sequence ATGAGAAGTTCGGGAACTACAGATCTGCCACTCCATTACGGGAAAGTGCCTGCTTGGCTTTATGAGCGTATGTCAACCCTTGGACTTTCTATCGTGGAAGCGATATTGACAGATTATAATAAAGACGAGGTATTAAGAAGATTATCCGATCCCTTTTGGTTTCAAAGTTTTGGTGCTGTACTGGGTATGGATTGGCATTCGTCAGGAATCACAACATCCGTTATGGGGGCTCTGAAACGAGCAATTAATCCACAGTCATCTTCTTTAGGCTTATATATCTGCGGTGGCAAAGGTCGTCTTTCACGAGAAACTCCAATGGAATTGCTACGTGTTGCAGAAAAAACTGGTCTCGTTGGTGAAGAGCTTGTTCGTGCAAGTAAGTTATCTGCAAAAGTAGACAATACGGCCATTCAGGATGGTTATCAATTATATTTGCATAATTTCATCGTATCTGATAAAGGGAACTGGACCGTGATACAACAAGGAATGCATGATCAAGATGGTACCGCAAGAAGATATCATTGGCTTTCAGAAAACCTGAAATCCTTTGTTGAGGAACCTCATACAGGGATCAATGGTATATCTCAAGGTCAGATATTAAATTTAACTGCTGCTGAAGCTGCTGATAACAGAGCAGGAATATTATCGATAGTACAAGAAGATCCCAATGAGACTGTACGCGATTTTACTAAGCTCGTGATGCCTAATCGACATCATGTTTGTTCTTCAGATGTGGATCTAAAGCGGCTTGGCGCCCTCCTATATGTAACTCGCGAATTACATACGGATAATTTTGAAGAGTTATTATTATTAAAAGGTGTGGGACCAAGAACAATGCAATCTTTAGCACTTGTGAGTGAAGTAATACATGGAGGTCCCTCACGATTTAAAGATCCTGCGCGATTTTCTTTTGCACATGGAGGAAAGGATGGTCATCCTTTTCCTGTACCCATTCATATTTACGATGATAGCATTGCAATAATGAGGAAAGGTATAGAGAAATCTAAACTGGGGCAGATGGATAAACTGAAAACTATTAATAAATTGCATCAGATTGTACTTCAAGCAGAGACCAATTTCACTCCACAATTTGATGTACAGGAAATTATTCAGCAAGAACGTCGAGATTCCTGGAAATATGGGGGGAGAACTGTAATGGGAAAAGCTCAAAAACCATCGGACAATGACTCAGGATCTCAATTGTCTTTATTTTAA
- a CDS encoding L-histidine N(alpha)-methyltransferase, which yields MELNINTKSNHNDTAHTAHIKFHREVIDGLKSNPKTLPSKYFYDKNGDGLFQQIMAMPEYYLTKCELDIFCNKTVEIANMLTAENEPFDLIEMGAGDAMKSSYLLKELMKRGVDFTYMPIDISDNILTVLHNKLKADMPKLAIVSLKGEYFDMLYQAASLSQKKKVVLFLGSNIGNMEFEDTFSFCRELNKNLSPDDILLMGFDLKKNPQTILNAYHDKMGITAAFNLNLLTRINREIEADFQLDQFQHYPHYDPITGACRSYLISLVDQQVQIGEEKISFAKNEPIYMEVSQKFSMNDIEQLAQNSCFNIIGEITDSKNWFVDSFWKKI from the coding sequence ATGGAATTAAATATAAACACAAAATCAAACCATAACGATACAGCTCATACTGCCCATATCAAGTTTCACCGAGAAGTAATAGATGGTCTGAAAAGTAATCCCAAGACCTTACCATCAAAATATTTTTATGACAAGAATGGTGATGGACTCTTTCAGCAGATCATGGCTATGCCTGAGTACTACCTCACAAAATGTGAGTTGGATATTTTTTGCAATAAAACAGTAGAAATAGCCAATATGCTAACAGCAGAAAACGAACCGTTCGATCTTATTGAAATGGGGGCTGGAGATGCGATGAAATCATCCTATCTGCTGAAAGAATTAATGAAACGAGGGGTAGACTTTACTTATATGCCTATTGATATTTCAGACAATATCTTAACCGTATTGCACAACAAGCTTAAAGCAGATATGCCAAAACTTGCTATTGTCAGTTTGAAAGGTGAATATTTTGATATGCTCTATCAGGCCGCTTCTCTTTCTCAAAAAAAGAAAGTTGTATTGTTTTTAGGAAGTAACATTGGGAATATGGAGTTCGAAGACACTTTCAGTTTTTGTCGTGAATTGAACAAAAATTTGTCTCCAGACGATATCCTTTTGATGGGATTTGATCTGAAGAAAAACCCGCAGACAATTCTAAATGCTTATCATGATAAAATGGGAATCACGGCGGCATTTAATCTGAACCTGCTCACGCGAATCAATCGTGAAATTGAAGCCGATTTTCAATTGGATCAGTTTCAACATTATCCACATTACGATCCTATAACTGGTGCTTGCAGAAGTTATCTGATAAGTCTTGTCGATCAGCAAGTACAGATCGGCGAGGAAAAGATTTCATTTGCAAAAAATGAACCTATCTATATGGAAGTTTCACAAAAGTTTTCCATGAATGATATAGAACAACTTGCCCAAAATTCATGTTTTAATATTATAGGAGAAATTACAGATTCAAAAAACTGGTTTGTAGATTCATTCTGGAAGAAAATATAA
- a CDS encoding pyridoxamine 5'-phosphate oxidase family protein: MSQENINNKREAVKKLKELAEGIDFCFLCTDLRNPPFESSPMSVQEVDEDGHIWFLASKESEKYKNLLENNQAQLYFSDPSSMKYLSIFAVAQIVEDQNIIDKYWNKFVEGWFEKGREDPNIVLFKIIPEHAHYWDTKHHKLVSYALTLFNSLGGTQNDQGREGEIRI, encoded by the coding sequence ATGAGTCAAGAAAATATAAATAATAAAAGAGAAGCAGTCAAAAAATTAAAGGAATTGGCTGAAGGAATTGATTTTTGTTTTTTGTGCACAGATTTACGTAATCCTCCGTTCGAGTCAAGTCCTATGAGTGTACAAGAAGTTGATGAAGATGGCCATATTTGGTTTCTAGCATCTAAAGAAAGTGAAAAATATAAAAATTTACTAGAAAATAACCAAGCTCAACTGTATTTTTCAGACCCATCATCCATGAAGTACCTATCCATATTTGCCGTTGCTCAAATTGTTGAAGATCAAAATATAATTGACAAATATTGGAATAAGTTTGTAGAAGGCTGGTTTGAAAAAGGTCGTGAAGATCCTAATATTGTTTTATTTAAAATCATTCCTGAACATGCTCATTATTGGGATACTAAACATCATAAACTGGTTTCTTACGCGCTGACTTTGTTCAACTCGTTAGGTGGAACCCAAAATGATCAAGGTCGAGAGGGTGAGATTCGCATTTAA
- a CDS encoding response regulator — protein MIKIMLAEDHQVVLNGIKLLLESQPDLSVIDYGKNGNEILAILKNGNIPHILITDINMLNMDGLELISHVRRDYPTIKIIVLSMLNDLQLMLQAFENGIVGYLVKNVGYEEMLFCIRQVAKGGKFICEEMSTLLLDNFRRSPSAFQQVDQIVEKIGLTARELEVLQLIGEGFTNMQIADKLFLSKRTVEGHRQNLLEKTSVKNTASLIKYALKNGLIQ, from the coding sequence ATGATTAAAATTATGCTAGCAGAAGATCATCAGGTCGTCTTAAATGGAATTAAATTATTATTAGAATCGCAGCCCGATCTTTCTGTAATCGATTATGGAAAAAATGGAAATGAAATATTAGCGATTTTAAAAAATGGAAATATTCCACATATTCTCATCACAGATATTAATATGTTGAATATGGACGGTTTGGAGTTGATCTCTCACGTACGTCGTGATTATCCAACAATTAAAATAATAGTACTTTCCATGCTAAATGATCTTCAACTTATGTTGCAAGCATTTGAAAATGGTATAGTTGGTTATTTGGTTAAAAATGTTGGGTATGAAGAGATGTTATTTTGCATAAGGCAGGTAGCAAAGGGTGGGAAGTTTATTTGTGAAGAGATGAGCACATTGTTATTAGATAATTTTCGAAGAAGTCCATCAGCATTTCAGCAAGTAGATCAAATCGTTGAAAAGATTGGATTGACGGCGAGAGAACTGGAGGTATTGCAACTGATTGGAGAAGGGTTTACGAATATGCAAATTGCAGATAAACTTTTTCTAAGTAAACGGACTGTTGAGGGACATCGACAAAATTTATTAGAAAAAACATCTGTCAAAAATACAGCTTCATTAATTAAATATGCATTAAAAAATGGTTTAATACAATAA